In a genomic window of Thermosynechococcus sp. CL-1:
- a CDS encoding acyl-CoA dehydrogenase family protein: protein MDALVFADPAAQPLLEDIQTYLSTVVAPIANRIDQQKSLLSESLQALGNLGIFRLAVPKAMGGLGCDRRTLWHLSLQLAQTSGALAFLVAQHQSALGMILEHPEGNVAQTYLADLMKGQMLIGVSFSHLRHNPVDLQAQPTSGGYLLQGTLPWLSGFQHMTMFIAAAPLPDQRILFALMPFINAQQAGGGILHLSLPLPLAAVPSTQTVQAEVVDWLVPPEDVVGISEADWMALRDRQQLLRGSAAPMGCARASLQILAESTDAKDLYHHFRDRWHRLYDQIQEELENLNPPHHAQLRAAAIHLAVQAAQAALMTTGGSALMLSHTVQRLYREAMLYTVSGLNAPVRHALMEDLLLEKGSH, encoded by the coding sequence ATGGATGCCTTGGTCTTTGCTGACCCCGCAGCGCAGCCTCTTCTAGAGGACATTCAGACCTACCTCAGTACCGTTGTTGCGCCAATTGCCAACCGCATTGATCAGCAAAAGTCCCTTTTATCGGAAAGTCTGCAAGCCCTAGGAAATTTGGGCATTTTTCGTTTGGCGGTACCCAAGGCAATGGGGGGATTGGGGTGCGATCGCCGCACGCTGTGGCATTTGAGCTTACAACTAGCGCAAACCTCCGGTGCCCTTGCCTTTTTGGTGGCACAACATCAATCCGCCTTGGGGATGATTCTCGAACATCCTGAAGGGAACGTTGCCCAAACCTACCTAGCGGACTTAATGAAGGGGCAGATGTTGATTGGTGTCAGCTTTTCCCACTTACGCCACAACCCAGTGGATCTACAAGCTCAACCCACCAGTGGGGGCTACCTCCTGCAGGGCACGCTGCCTTGGCTCAGTGGCTTTCAGCACATGACGATGTTTATCGCCGCAGCTCCCCTACCGGATCAGCGTATTCTCTTTGCCCTCATGCCCTTTATCAATGCCCAACAGGCTGGCGGTGGCATTTTGCACCTCTCATTGCCCTTACCTCTAGCGGCTGTGCCCTCAACTCAAACGGTGCAAGCAGAAGTGGTGGATTGGTTAGTCCCGCCGGAAGATGTGGTGGGTATCAGTGAGGCGGATTGGATGGCCCTCCGCGATCGCCAGCAATTGCTGCGGGGCAGTGCCGCCCCCATGGGTTGTGCCCGTGCCAGTTTGCAGATTCTCGCCGAGAGTACCGACGCCAAAGACCTCTATCACCACTTTCGCGATCGCTGGCACCGCCTTTACGACCAAATTCAAGAAGAGCTAGAGAACCTGAATCCCCCCCACCATGCACAACTGCGCGCCGCAGCCATTCACCTTGCCGTCCAAGCGGCTCAGGCTGCCCTGATGACGACGGGTGGCAGTGCCTTGATGCTCAGTCACACGGTGCAGCGTCTCTATCGCGAAGCCATGCTCTACACCGTCTCTGGCTTGAATGCCCCCGTGCGCCATGCCTTGATGGAGGATTTGTTGCTTGAAAAGGGTTCCCATTGA
- a CDS encoding DnaJ C-terminal domain-containing protein produces the protein MRNFRDYYQLLGVDRGASTEEIKRAYRRLARRYHPDMNPGDRAAEEKFKDISEAYQVLSDPARREQYDRYGEYWSQPGFRTRPSQRTTMARRNGTSVREEPDLSEDNFQEFLDQLLGRRSPRTSTVAADPPRRSPTIETDYFRPGTVKTAYTAVSRRDAEATLEIPLEKAYEGGRERIRLGDGRSLEVTLPAGMVTGQRIRLRGQGTGGGDLYLKIQVTPHPLFRLEDYDIVCELPVTPSEAALGGQIEAPTLDGWVKMMVPAGVRTGQRLRLAGKGYPRPDGDRGDQLVEIVITLPPQLSDAERDLYRQLQAIESYNPRAHLAYS, from the coding sequence ATGCGTAATTTTCGAGATTACTACCAGCTTTTGGGCGTGGATCGAGGTGCGAGCACTGAGGAAATTAAACGTGCCTATCGGCGGCTGGCGCGGCGGTATCATCCCGATATGAATCCGGGCGATCGCGCTGCTGAAGAGAAGTTCAAAGACATTAGTGAAGCTTACCAAGTCCTAAGTGATCCGGCTCGCCGTGAGCAATACGATCGCTACGGTGAATATTGGTCACAGCCCGGCTTTCGCACTCGCCCTTCCCAACGTACCACTATGGCTCGGCGCAATGGCACCAGTGTCAGGGAAGAACCCGACCTCAGTGAAGATAATTTTCAAGAGTTTTTGGATCAACTGTTGGGTCGGCGATCGCCCCGCACCTCTACGGTTGCTGCGGATCCCCCCCGTCGCTCGCCTACGATAGAGACAGACTACTTTCGCCCCGGCACCGTCAAAACCGCCTATACCGCTGTGAGTCGTCGCGACGCTGAAGCCACCCTAGAAATCCCCCTCGAGAAGGCCTACGAAGGGGGACGGGAGCGGATTCGCCTTGGGGATGGGCGCTCCTTAGAAGTGACGCTGCCAGCGGGGATGGTTACGGGTCAGCGGATTCGGCTGCGGGGTCAAGGTACGGGTGGAGGTGATCTCTATCTGAAAATTCAAGTGACGCCCCATCCCCTCTTTCGCCTTGAGGACTACGACATTGTCTGTGAACTCCCCGTGACCCCCAGTGAGGCTGCCCTCGGCGGCCAAATTGAAGCCCCGACCCTCGATGGTTGGGTGAAAATGATGGTGCCAGCAGGCGTACGCACAGGCCAACGTTTGCGACTGGCGGGTAAGGGCTATCCTCGCCCCGATGGCGATCGCGGTGACCAACTGGTGGAGATTGTCATTACACTGCCGCCCCAACTGAGTGATGCTGAACGCGATCTCTACCGGCAACTTCAGGCCATTGAGTCCTACAACCCCCGTGCCCATCTGGCGTACTCCTAA
- the dnaK gene encoding molecular chaperone DnaK: protein MGKIVGIDLGTTNSVIAVLEGGKPVVIANAEGSRTTPSVVAFGKDGERLVGQLARRQAVLNPQNTFYAVKRFIGREYRELTAESKRVPYTIRRDESGKVRIKCPRLQREFAPEEISAMVLRKLVEDASRYLGEPVTDAVITVPAYFNDSQRQATRDAGRIAGLNVRRIINEPTAAALAYGLDRQKEQTILVFDLGGGTFDVSILDVGDGVFEVKATSGDTQLGGNDFDKLIVDWLAEDFLAKEGIDLRRDRQSLQRLTDAAEKAKIELSGLLETNIDLPFVTATADGPKHIETTLSRRQFEDLSQDLLQRLRYPVEQALMDAHLTPAQIDAVVLVGGATRMPMVQDLVRQMIGREPNQNVNPDEVVAVGAAIQAGILAGDMKDILLLDVTPLSLGVETIGGVTKVLIPRNTTIPVRRSDIFSTSENNQSQVEIHVVQGERELAEHNKSLGRFKLTGIPPAPRGVPQIQVSFDLDANGLLQVVALDRFSGREQSVVIQGASTLSEEEIQQMLLDAESNAAGDRQRRARIEKRNRAQDLIHRAERQLREAAQEFGYQFAADQRRSIEALVRQLQEAIRNEDDRQIDLTYAALEERLYDFVRQLRLSEEELEDDEDLFKLPNLKEAVNKGLDAVRGRERRRDDYEDEWDEPPRTRRSRGYSQRSDSAAWEDWDDDDW, encoded by the coding sequence ATGGGCAAAATTGTTGGCATTGATTTGGGGACAACCAATTCCGTCATTGCTGTGTTGGAAGGGGGAAAACCCGTTGTGATTGCCAATGCAGAAGGCTCCCGCACCACCCCCTCTGTGGTGGCCTTTGGCAAAGATGGCGAGCGCCTTGTGGGTCAGTTGGCGCGGCGACAGGCGGTGCTCAATCCCCAAAACACCTTCTATGCCGTGAAGCGGTTTATTGGCCGCGAATACAGGGAACTGACGGCTGAATCCAAGCGGGTACCCTATACCATTCGCCGCGATGAATCGGGTAAAGTGCGCATCAAGTGCCCACGCTTGCAACGGGAATTTGCCCCCGAAGAAATTTCAGCCATGGTCTTGCGCAAGCTGGTGGAGGATGCCAGCCGCTATCTAGGGGAACCCGTCACCGATGCGGTGATTACTGTCCCCGCCTACTTTAATGATTCACAGCGGCAAGCCACCCGTGATGCTGGGCGGATTGCGGGTCTGAATGTGCGGCGGATTATTAATGAACCGACGGCAGCAGCCCTTGCCTATGGCCTCGATCGCCAGAAGGAGCAGACGATTCTCGTTTTTGACCTTGGCGGTGGCACCTTTGATGTCTCCATTCTCGATGTTGGCGATGGCGTGTTTGAGGTGAAGGCCACCAGCGGCGATACCCAACTGGGGGGCAATGACTTTGATAAGTTGATTGTGGACTGGCTAGCCGAAGACTTCCTCGCCAAAGAGGGCATTGATTTACGGCGCGATCGCCAGTCGCTACAACGGCTCACCGATGCTGCCGAAAAAGCCAAAATTGAACTTTCAGGCTTACTGGAAACCAATATCGATCTGCCCTTTGTCACCGCCACAGCGGATGGGCCAAAACACATTGAAACCACCCTCAGTCGTCGCCAATTTGAAGACCTGAGCCAAGACCTGCTGCAACGGCTGCGCTATCCGGTCGAACAGGCACTGATGGATGCCCATTTAACCCCCGCTCAAATTGATGCCGTGGTGCTGGTGGGTGGTGCGACGCGGATGCCCATGGTGCAGGATCTGGTGCGGCAGATGATTGGCCGTGAACCCAACCAAAATGTCAACCCCGATGAGGTGGTGGCTGTTGGTGCCGCCATTCAAGCAGGCATTCTCGCCGGGGATATGAAGGATATCCTGCTGCTGGATGTAACCCCCCTTTCCTTAGGGGTGGAAACCATTGGCGGCGTCACGAAGGTGCTGATTCCCCGCAATACAACGATTCCGGTGCGCCGCTCCGATATTTTCTCAACCTCAGAAAATAACCAAAGCCAAGTGGAAATCCACGTCGTTCAAGGGGAGCGGGAACTAGCAGAACACAATAAGTCCTTGGGACGCTTTAAGTTAACGGGAATTCCGCCAGCGCCTCGGGGGGTGCCCCAAATTCAAGTGTCCTTTGACTTGGATGCCAATGGCCTGCTCCAAGTGGTGGCCTTGGATCGCTTTAGCGGTCGTGAGCAAAGTGTGGTGATTCAGGGGGCATCAACCCTGAGTGAAGAGGAAATTCAGCAGATGCTCTTGGATGCGGAGTCCAATGCAGCGGGCGATCGCCAGCGGCGGGCACGCATTGAGAAGCGCAACCGTGCCCAAGATTTGATTCACCGCGCTGAACGTCAATTGCGGGAAGCGGCTCAAGAATTTGGCTATCAATTTGCCGCTGATCAGCGCCGGAGTATTGAGGCCCTAGTGCGGCAATTGCAGGAGGCCATTCGCAATGAGGACGATCGCCAGATTGACCTCACCTATGCGGCTCTTGAAGAGCGGCTCTACGACTTTGTCCGCCAACTGCGCCTCAGCGAAGAGGAATTGGAAGACGATGAGGATCTCTTTAAGCTGCCCAACCTCAAGGAAGCAGTCAATAAAGGCCTTGATGCGGTGCGGGGTCGAGAGCGGCGGCGTGACGATTATGAGGATGAGTGGGATGAGCCACCCCGGACGCGGCGTTCTCGGGGGTATTCCCAGCGCAGTGATTCAGCCGCATGGGAGGATTGGGATGACGACGACTGGTAG
- a CDS encoding DUF6679 family protein — MLHRKLYQLYTDGQEVWIYLRDQQRLIDRARIVDIEGNVVTIRYETEEDDEVCAWEEIVNIESIGSISRRLAAVPRGYAELPIADECPEAEQLPKHSSETEHER; from the coding sequence ATGCTACACCGCAAGCTTTATCAACTCTATACCGACGGCCAAGAAGTCTGGATTTACTTGCGGGATCAACAGCGCCTAATTGACCGGGCACGCATTGTAGACATCGAAGGGAATGTTGTTACCATCCGCTACGAAACGGAGGAAGACGACGAAGTGTGTGCTTGGGAAGAGATCGTCAATATCGAAAGCATTGGCTCGATTTCACGGCGGCTCGCAGCAGTTCCGCGGGGTTATGCGGAGTTACCCATTGCGGATGAGTGTCCAGAGGCGGAGCAACTGCCGAAGCATTCCTCGGAAACCGAACACGAGCGTTGA
- the ribD gene encoding bifunctional diaminohydroxyphosphoribosylaminopyrimidine deaminase/5-amino-6-(5-phosphoribosylamino)uracil reductase RibD, whose protein sequence is MRSAPVVEEIATIDAQYMGRCLELAARAKGCTAPNPLVGCVIVAEGRVIGEGFHPKAGEPHAEVFALRSVSESDRPLLSKATLYVNLEPCNHYGRTPPCTEAIIAAGIPRVVVGMIDPNPQVAGAGVERLRSAGIEVTVGVREAECQRLNEAFVHRVRYQRPFGIFKYAMTLDGKIASSAGHSLWVSGEAARAMVHQLRSECDAVIVGGNTVRLDNPLLTSRHERNPLRVVMSRTLDLPPNASLWETTTAPTLVVTAASPQHPLIPQLQAQGVEVVHREPLTPTTVMAELHQRGIMTVLWECGGSLAAAAIAEGMVQKVWAFIAPKIIGGSAAPAPVADLGLTKMNEALCLEDVTWQTVGEDILLVGYLPPRPRVPSLQ, encoded by the coding sequence ATGCGCTCAGCCCCCGTTGTGGAGGAGATAGCCACGATTGATGCCCAGTACATGGGGCGCTGCCTTGAGTTAGCCGCTCGTGCCAAAGGCTGTACGGCTCCGAATCCCCTCGTGGGCTGTGTGATTGTGGCGGAGGGACGGGTGATTGGGGAGGGGTTTCATCCCAAGGCAGGGGAACCCCATGCCGAGGTGTTTGCCCTGCGCAGCGTCAGCGAGAGCGATCGCCCCCTCCTCAGCAAGGCCACCCTCTACGTCAATCTTGAACCCTGCAACCACTATGGCCGCACGCCCCCCTGTACCGAGGCGATTATAGCGGCGGGTATTCCCAGGGTGGTGGTGGGCATGATTGATCCGAATCCCCAAGTAGCGGGGGCGGGGGTAGAACGGCTGCGCTCAGCAGGCATAGAAGTCACCGTCGGCGTGCGGGAAGCAGAGTGTCAACGCCTGAACGAAGCGTTTGTGCATCGGGTGCGCTATCAGCGTCCCTTTGGCATTTTCAAATACGCCATGACCCTCGATGGCAAAATTGCCTCCAGTGCCGGCCACAGTCTCTGGGTGAGTGGTGAAGCCGCACGCGCCATGGTGCATCAACTGCGCTCTGAATGCGATGCCGTGATTGTGGGGGGCAATACCGTGCGTCTGGATAATCCCCTTTTGACCTCGCGCCATGAGCGCAATCCCCTACGGGTGGTGATGAGTCGTACCCTTGATCTACCGCCGAATGCCTCTTTGTGGGAAACGACCACGGCTCCAACATTGGTGGTTACCGCTGCTTCCCCCCAACATCCCCTGATTCCCCAATTGCAGGCACAGGGCGTGGAGGTGGTGCACCGAGAGCCGCTAACACCGACCACCGTTATGGCAGAGCTGCATCAACGGGGCATTATGACGGTGCTTTGGGAGTGCGGCGGTTCCCTTGCAGCGGCAGCGATCGCCGAAGGCATGGTACAGAAAGTGTGGGCATTTATTGCGCCAAAGATTATTGGTGGCTCTGCTGCCCCCGCCCCAGTGGCCGATCTCGGCTTAACCAAGATGAATGAGGCCTTGTGCCTCGAGGACGTGACTTGGCAAACCGTGGGCGAGGACATTCTCCTAGTGGGCTACCTACCGCCTAGGCCTCGGGTTCCGTCACTTCAATAA
- a CDS encoding M23 family metallopeptidase, with protein MSNDSRTPTASQDAPLASAAMLGRSLRSLCSCLPLLGTFVLIQPTQALDLTTLASDRDLGSKDIRPESLNLPSLFSTESQDPLAEFENLLSANKTDLLLGVTQAAWQRTIRPQVRFAPLPLSTPAPTLSASATFEHRSRPSEPTFKVVDRRVRTNSLADLVTQATTSVVASLAIDTPFAMGGSLEQTTTAVEPPFTEGETTQLSQRVAVVNSPAASTSTATLEPVPFGRAAERRRHTTPALVSVQQPPARPALPQPTVANRPQTTTVTAPTPAAVQPIAPPVPVKVARSIVAPSLPSNLDLPPLPNSDRFLPSLTTNFIWPARGVLTSGFGPRWGRMHRGIDIAAPIGTPIYAAAAGVVTYSQWNSGGFGNLVEIRHADGTLTLYAHNHRNLVRVGQYVEQGQQIAEMGSTGRSTGPHVHFEIHPPGRGAVNPMIFLQRNQG; from the coding sequence TTGAGCAACGATAGTCGTACCCCTACCGCCTCTCAGGATGCACCCCTTGCGTCTGCTGCTATGCTTGGTCGTTCGCTGCGCTCCCTTTGTTCCTGTCTGCCCCTGCTGGGCACCTTTGTTTTGATTCAGCCTACGCAAGCCCTTGATCTGACCACTCTTGCGAGCGATCGCGATCTGGGTTCAAAGGACATTCGCCCCGAATCTCTTAACCTCCCCTCCCTCTTCAGCACTGAAAGCCAAGACCCGCTTGCGGAATTTGAAAATCTTTTATCCGCCAACAAAACCGACCTACTCTTGGGCGTCACCCAAGCGGCATGGCAACGCACCATCCGGCCCCAAGTAAGGTTTGCCCCCTTGCCCTTGAGCACACCTGCACCGACCCTATCTGCCTCTGCCACCTTTGAGCACCGCAGCCGTCCTTCTGAACCGACCTTCAAAGTGGTGGATCGGCGGGTTCGCACCAATAGCTTGGCGGATCTGGTGACGCAGGCCACCACCTCTGTTGTTGCTTCCTTGGCCATTGATACCCCCTTTGCGATGGGTGGCTCTTTGGAGCAAACCACGACGGCAGTTGAACCACCGTTCACCGAGGGGGAAACGACTCAACTCTCGCAGCGGGTGGCAGTTGTGAACTCTCCAGCCGCATCGACCTCAACTGCAACCCTAGAGCCTGTTCCCTTTGGGCGTGCTGCTGAGCGGCGGCGGCATACCACCCCTGCCCTAGTTTCAGTCCAACAACCCCCTGCTCGCCCAGCGCTACCCCAGCCCACTGTTGCAAATCGCCCGCAAACAACAACAGTAACAGCACCGACACCTGCCGCCGTACAGCCCATTGCCCCCCCTGTGCCCGTCAAGGTGGCACGCTCAATTGTGGCTCCCTCTTTACCCAGTAATCTCGACCTACCCCCTCTGCCCAACTCCGATCGCTTTCTACCTAGCCTAACCACCAACTTTATCTGGCCGGCGCGTGGTGTATTGACCTCTGGCTTTGGCCCGCGCTGGGGACGGATGCACCGCGGAATTGATATTGCTGCTCCCATTGGCACGCCCATCTATGCTGCTGCCGCCGGTGTCGTTACCTACTCCCAATGGAATTCTGGTGGTTTCGGCAACTTGGTGGAAATTCGCCACGCCGATGGGACCCTGACGCTCTATGCCCATAACCATCGCAACTTGGTGCGCGTGGGCCAATACGTTGAGCAGGGTCAGCAGATTGCTGAAATGGGCAGCACCGGTCGCAGCACAGGCCCCCACGTTCACTTTGAGATACATCCCCCAGGGCGGGGTGCGGTCAACCCAATGATCTTCCTGCAACGTAACCAAGGCTAG
- the cobA gene encoding uroporphyrinogen-III C-methyltransferase: MTIYFVGAGLGSLGYLTLAAWVCLQQAQVVLYDALVSPDLLDLTPPDCLRVAVGKRAGAEAVPQSEINRLLVDYGQQYERVVRLKSGDPGLFGRLHQELEAVLGAGLEAVVIAGASSALAAPLLAGLCVTAKDVSQSVAILSGHAPETLPWAAIAQMETLIFLMATRSLRYIAEQLLRQGRSPAEGLAILHWAGQPQQQFWFGTLESYLKTPDFPDMAPAVVVIGAIAQKRYPLASLDLVFPEFLKISPSAMSPLHGKTILVTRAAAQASDFTQQLTAAGATVLEMPTLEIVPPSSWQPLDQALAQLNTFDWLILTSHNAVSFFMERLQHHGKDGRTLAGLKIAVVGEKTAQTLSSYGLVADFTPSEFVADALVAEFPEPVAGLRFLFPRVEKGGRPVLVETFTAAGAEVVEVPAYDSRCPQTVDAQVLGALQGGQVDMVTFTSSKTVKHFCQLVGAQAAELLQNVQIASIGPQTSQTCRELLGRVDTEATEHTLEGLLQALLRIT; encoded by the coding sequence TTGACGATCTATTTTGTGGGGGCAGGCCTAGGTTCACTTGGCTATCTCACCTTGGCCGCTTGGGTTTGTCTACAGCAGGCGCAGGTGGTTCTTTACGATGCGCTTGTTTCCCCAGACCTCCTAGACCTTACACCCCCCGATTGTTTGCGAGTCGCGGTGGGCAAGCGGGCAGGGGCTGAGGCTGTTCCCCAATCAGAAATCAACCGCCTTTTAGTGGACTACGGCCAGCAGTATGAACGGGTTGTCCGCCTCAAAAGTGGCGATCCGGGACTGTTTGGCCGTTTGCATCAGGAACTTGAGGCTGTCTTGGGGGCAGGTTTAGAGGCTGTAGTGATTGCGGGGGCGTCCTCAGCGCTAGCGGCACCTTTATTGGCGGGTCTCTGTGTTACAGCAAAGGACGTGAGTCAGTCCGTAGCGATTCTATCGGGGCATGCGCCAGAAACCCTTCCTTGGGCAGCGATCGCCCAAATGGAGACGCTGATTTTTTTGATGGCCACCCGTTCCCTGCGATATATTGCCGAACAATTGCTGAGGCAGGGGCGATCGCCCGCTGAGGGATTGGCCATTCTGCACTGGGCAGGGCAACCCCAGCAACAATTCTGGTTTGGCACCCTAGAGAGTTACCTGAAGACGCCTGACTTTCCAGACATGGCTCCTGCGGTCGTTGTCATTGGCGCGATCGCCCAAAAACGCTACCCTTTGGCTAGTCTAGATCTGGTCTTCCCTGAATTTTTGAAGATTTCCCCATCAGCCATGTCTCCGCTCCACGGCAAAACCATTCTCGTCACCCGGGCAGCAGCGCAAGCGAGTGACTTTACGCAGCAACTGACAGCCGCCGGTGCCACCGTTTTAGAAATGCCGACACTGGAAATCGTTCCCCCCAGTTCTTGGCAGCCCCTCGATCAGGCTTTGGCGCAACTCAATACCTTTGACTGGCTCATTCTCACGTCCCACAATGCCGTTAGCTTTTTTATGGAACGGTTACAGCATCATGGCAAGGATGGTCGTACCCTCGCGGGTCTCAAGATCGCTGTTGTTGGCGAAAAAACCGCCCAAACCCTCAGCAGTTACGGCTTAGTGGCTGACTTCACCCCCAGTGAATTTGTCGCCGATGCCCTAGTGGCAGAATTCCCAGAACCTGTGGCGGGGTTGCGTTTTCTTTTTCCACGGGTTGAAAAGGGCGGACGACCCGTTCTAGTAGAGACCTTTACAGCGGCTGGGGCTGAGGTTGTTGAGGTGCCCGCCTACGATTCCCGCTGTCCCCAAACCGTTGATGCCCAAGTCTTAGGGGCGCTGCAAGGGGGTCAAGTGGATATGGTCACGTTTACCAGTTCTAAGACGGTGAAACACTTTTGCCAATTGGTGGGTGCGCAGGCGGCAGAGTTACTCCAAAATGTGCAGATTGCCAGTATTGGCCCGCAAACCTCGCAAACTTGTCGCGAACTCTTGGGACGGGTGGATACTGAAGCCACAGAGCATACCCTTGAGGGACTCCTTCAGGCGTTATTACGGATCACTTAG
- a CDS encoding chromophore lyase CpcT/CpeT, which translates to MTHATDVLTLGRWMAADFSNQAQAFENPPFYAHIRVCMRPLPSGLLEGIALYVEQAYDYLLGVPYRTRVLELVPANDHIVIKNYILKDEKRFFGAARDRQRLQAMTADDLELLCGCNMLTYWTGHSFRGEVEPGKACKVVRKGRETYLDSTFEIDGDRFISHDRGRDPETDEHVWGSVAGPFHFVRWQSFADEIIA; encoded by the coding sequence ATGACACACGCAACCGATGTGCTGACCCTTGGCCGTTGGATGGCGGCGGATTTTAGTAACCAAGCCCAAGCCTTTGAGAATCCCCCCTTCTATGCCCATATTCGGGTGTGTATGCGCCCTCTGCCCAGTGGTCTTCTAGAGGGCATTGCCCTTTATGTGGAACAGGCCTATGACTATCTTCTAGGTGTTCCCTACCGCACACGGGTTTTAGAACTGGTGCCCGCCAATGATCACATTGTGATTAAAAATTACATACTCAAGGATGAAAAACGCTTCTTTGGGGCAGCTCGCGATCGCCAGCGGCTTCAGGCGATGACAGCCGATGATTTGGAACTCCTCTGTGGCTGCAATATGCTCACCTACTGGACAGGGCACAGCTTTCGCGGTGAAGTGGAGCCGGGCAAAGCCTGTAAAGTCGTACGTAAAGGACGGGAAACCTATCTTGATAGCACGTTTGAAATTGATGGCGATCGCTTCATTAGCCACGATCGCGGACGGGATCCCGAAACCGATGAGCACGTTTGGGGCTCCGTGGCAGGTCCCTTTCACTTTGTGCGCTGGCAGAGCTTTGCTGATGAAATTATTGCCTAG
- the lgt gene encoding prolipoprotein diacylglyceryl transferase: MIATFQSPGATLELGFITLRWYGLLIAAAVFIGIWLSQRLARQRQIDPDLIADLSIWLVVAAIPAARLYYVAFNWGFYQKHLDQVVQIWKGGIAIHGAILGGMLAMAIFTYVQRLSFWQVADVIAPSLILGQAIGRWGNFFNSEAFGAPTDLPWKLYIPAPQRPPALINEAYYHPTFLYESLWNLGVFVLLLWLFRQPRYQKPGTLLLVYAIAYSLGRFWIEGLRMDSLMLGPLRIAQVVSLVAIALGAWGLFRLYYQGKPLPDWQTA; this comes from the coding sequence ATGATCGCCACTTTCCAATCCCCCGGTGCCACCCTTGAGCTAGGGTTCATCACCCTACGATGGTACGGGCTACTCATTGCTGCCGCCGTCTTTATTGGCATTTGGCTGAGTCAGCGCTTGGCACGCCAGCGGCAGATTGATCCTGATCTGATTGCGGATCTGTCGATTTGGCTTGTGGTTGCCGCTATTCCCGCTGCACGGCTCTATTACGTCGCCTTTAACTGGGGCTTTTACCAAAAGCACTTAGATCAAGTGGTGCAAATTTGGAAAGGCGGCATTGCCATTCACGGTGCCATCCTCGGCGGTATGCTAGCGATGGCGATCTTTACGTACGTGCAGCGACTTTCCTTTTGGCAAGTGGCGGATGTCATTGCCCCTTCACTAATTTTGGGACAGGCCATTGGACGCTGGGGCAATTTCTTTAACTCTGAGGCCTTTGGTGCCCCTACGGATTTGCCGTGGAAACTCTATATCCCCGCGCCGCAGCGTCCCCCGGCGCTAATCAACGAAGCCTATTACCACCCCACGTTTCTCTATGAGTCCCTTTGGAACCTAGGAGTCTTTGTTCTCCTGCTGTGGCTCTTTCGTCAACCTCGCTATCAAAAACCCGGCACCCTGCTTTTGGTCTATGCCATTGCCTACAGCTTGGGTCGCTTCTGGATTGAAGGACTGCGCATGGACAGCCTGATGTTGGGGCCGCTGCGAATTGCCCAAGTGGTTAGCTTGGTGGCGATCGCCCTAGGGGCTTGGGGACTCTTTCGCCTCTATTACCAAGGCAAACCGTTACCAGATTGGCAAACCGCCTAG
- the rplT gene encoding 50S ribosomal protein L20: MARVKRGNVARKRRKKILKLAKGYRAGHSKLFRTANQVVMKALCNAYRDRRRRKRDFRRLWIARINAAARQHGMSYSQLMGALKKADIQLNRKMLAQLAVLDTDAFATVIQTARAV; this comes from the coding sequence ATGGCAAGGGTCAAACGGGGTAACGTTGCCCGCAAACGGCGTAAAAAAATTCTCAAGCTCGCCAAGGGCTATCGTGCGGGGCACTCCAAGCTCTTCCGCACCGCCAATCAGGTGGTCATGAAGGCACTGTGCAATGCCTATCGCGATCGGCGGCGGCGCAAACGGGACTTTCGGCGGCTCTGGATTGCGCGGATTAACGCTGCTGCGCGTCAACATGGCATGAGCTACAGTCAACTCATGGGCGCCCTGAAAAAAGCCGATATTCAACTCAATCGCAAGATGCTGGCTCAATTGGCGGTGTTGGATACGGACGCCTTTGCCACTGTCATTCAGACTGCTCGCGCTGTTTAG
- the rpmI gene encoding 50S ribosomal protein L35, whose protein sequence is MPKLKTRRAAAKRFRTTGSGKFVRRKANKNHLLEHKGSDRKNRLSHKALVDPRDFERVSLMLPYA, encoded by the coding sequence ATGCCAAAGCTAAAAACACGTCGTGCTGCTGCCAAACGATTTCGGACGACGGGCAGTGGTAAGTTTGTCCGCCGTAAGGCCAACAAAAATCACTTACTCGAACATAAGGGGAGCGATCGCAAGAATCGTCTTTCCCACAAGGCCCTCGTCGATCCACGGGATTTTGAGCGAGTATCGCTGATGCTGCCCTACGCTTAA